A region of Cellulophaga sp. RHA19 DNA encodes the following proteins:
- a CDS encoding thioredoxin family protein codes for MKSHCKKIIICFLIGYINCGNLSAQNNEINWLSFNQLEDSLAIKPKKVFIHFYAEWCSLCNKMERKAYKDPSVISKLNKEYYAVKMNIESTEKITFGGTIYENKNAKKVNAIHQIPLLMASRKNKPFSLPATVILDDTFTATARYFQYLNAKQLLKTIE; via the coding sequence ATGAAATCACATTGCAAAAAAATAATTATTTGCTTTTTAATTGGCTATATAAACTGTGGCAATTTATCAGCACAAAATAATGAGATAAACTGGTTAAGTTTTAACCAGCTTGAAGACTCTTTAGCCATAAAACCCAAAAAGGTTTTTATACATTTTTATGCAGAGTGGTGTAGTTTATGTAATAAAATGGAGCGCAAAGCATATAAAGACCCTTCTGTAATTAGCAAATTAAATAAAGAGTATTATGCGGTAAAAATGAATATAGAGTCTACAGAAAAAATAACATTTGGAGGCACAATTTATGAGAATAAAAACGCAAAAAAGGTAAACGCTATTCATCAAATACCACTTTTAATGGCTAGCCGTAAAAACAAACCTTTTTCATTACCCGCAACCGTTATTCTAGACGATACTTTTACCGCCACTGCAAGGTATTTTCAATATTTAAATGCTAAACAACTTTTAAAAACAATAGAATAA
- a CDS encoding metal ABC transporter solute-binding protein, Zn/Mn family, with product MKKITYIIVGAVILSLFACKTDAKKAKNGKLNVVTTTTMITDLLHNIGGDAINVVGLMGSGVDPHLYKASEGDVTKLVEADIVFYGGLHLEGKLVEVFEKMEHTGKKTVAVSDALDKKELIGSEYFASNYDPHIWFNVTFWKQITTYVANELKKLNPKNAAVYEENSKTYLEKLTKLDLDLRETINQLPKEKRILVTAHDAFNYFGKSYGFNVVGLQGISTATEAGVQDVQELSKFIIDNKVKAIFVETSVPKRTIEALQASVQSKNHNVTIGGTLYSDALGDKGTVEGTYLGMFKYNVTTIVNALK from the coding sequence ATGAAAAAGATAACATACATAATAGTAGGAGCGGTAATACTTAGTTTGTTTGCGTGTAAAACAGATGCTAAAAAAGCTAAAAACGGAAAATTAAATGTAGTTACAACAACTACAATGATTACAGATTTATTGCATAATATTGGTGGAGATGCTATTAATGTTGTTGGTTTAATGGGTAGTGGCGTAGATCCACACCTATATAAGGCTAGTGAAGGTGATGTTACAAAATTAGTTGAAGCTGATATTGTTTTTTATGGAGGTTTACATTTAGAAGGTAAGTTGGTAGAGGTATTTGAAAAAATGGAACATACAGGTAAAAAAACGGTTGCTGTTTCTGATGCTTTAGATAAAAAAGAACTTATTGGCTCAGAATATTTTGCTTCTAATTACGACCCGCACATTTGGTTTAATGTTACATTTTGGAAACAAATAACAACTTACGTAGCAAACGAGCTTAAAAAATTAAATCCTAAAAACGCTGCTGTTTACGAAGAGAATAGCAAAACATATTTAGAAAAATTAACCAAGTTAGATTTAGATTTAAGAGAAACAATTAATCAGCTTCCAAAAGAAAAAAGAATTTTGGTTACTGCTCATGACGCATTTAATTACTTTGGAAAATCTTATGGCTTTAATGTTGTTGGCTTGCAGGGCATTTCTACAGCAACAGAAGCTGGTGTGCAAGATGTACAAGAATTATCTAAATTTATAATAGACAATAAAGTGAAAGCTATTTTTGTAGAGACTTCTGTTCCTAAAAGAACCATAGAAGCTCTACAAGCATCAGTACAATCTAAAAACCATAATGTAACTATAGGTGGTACGTTGTATTCTGATGCGCTAGGAGATAAAGGCACTGTAGAAGGTACTTATTTAGG
- a CDS encoding TetR/AcrR family transcriptional regulator encodes MKEKILEKATDLFLNLGFKSVTMDDLANELGMSKKTIYSHFDNKTKLIEESTLQLFNSISTGINKICSLDINPIEELYEIRKFVVSNLKDEKSSPIYQLQKYYPKIHKSLKQRQFAAMHDCVIVNIEKGIEQGLYRKNLDIEFISRIYFSGMTAIKDDDFFPPEQFSKIKLMDNYLEYHIRGIVTTKGKKVLTDIIKSNQS; translated from the coding sequence ATGAAAGAAAAAATTTTAGAAAAAGCTACAGATTTATTCTTAAACCTAGGTTTTAAGAGTGTTACTATGGATGACCTTGCTAATGAATTAGGAATGTCTAAAAAAACCATATACTCACATTTTGACAATAAAACCAAGTTAATAGAAGAAAGTACTCTCCAATTATTTAATTCTATATCTACAGGAATAAACAAAATATGTTCTTTAGATATAAATCCAATTGAAGAATTATATGAGATAAGAAAGTTTGTAGTATCAAACTTAAAAGATGAAAAATCTTCTCCCATTTATCAATTACAAAAATACTATCCAAAAATACATAAATCATTAAAACAAAGACAGTTTGCTGCTATGCACGACTGTGTGATTGTAAATATTGAAAAAGGAATTGAGCAAGGACTTTATAGAAAAAATTTGGACATAGAATTTATTTCAAGAATATATTTTTCTGGAATGACAGCTATTAAGGACGATGACTTTTTTCCGCCAGAGCAATTTTCTAAAATAAAATTAATGGACAATTATTTAGAGTATCATATAAGAGGAATAGTTACAACAAAAGGAAAAAAAGTATTAACAGATATTATCAAATCAAATCAATCATAA
- a CDS encoding polyprenyl synthetase family protein, which translates to MHSIDQYRDSFLKELSKIAIDKEPKNLYQPITYILNLGGKRLRPILALMSADIFGADYKEAISAAMAVEVFHNFSLVHDDIMDDAPLRRGKETVHEKWDINTGILSGDAMLIEAYRFLETYEGDQYKKLNSLFSITALQVCEGQQYDVDFETRDDVTIPEYLKMIEYKTAVLVAAAMKMGAVIAKTTVQNEDLIYDFGKNLGIAFQLQDDYLDAFGDPKTFGKQVGGDIIENKKTYLYLKALELSSKAEQNSLDQLFSIQPTNNNDKVATVKAIFVESKADVATKQAIEEYTNKAFSVLEKLDVSLDKKEALKQFGLWLMTRKV; encoded by the coding sequence ATGCATTCCATTGACCAGTATAGAGACTCTTTTTTAAAAGAATTAAGTAAAATAGCAATAGATAAAGAGCCTAAAAATTTATACCAACCAATAACATATATTTTAAATTTAGGAGGTAAACGGTTGCGTCCAATATTAGCCCTAATGTCTGCAGATATTTTTGGAGCAGATTATAAAGAGGCTATTTCTGCTGCTATGGCTGTTGAGGTTTTTCATAATTTTTCTTTAGTTCATGATGATATTATGGATGATGCTCCTTTGCGTAGAGGTAAAGAAACGGTTCATGAAAAATGGGATATAAATACTGGTATATTATCTGGTGATGCAATGCTAATTGAAGCATATAGGTTTTTAGAAACATATGAAGGTGACCAATATAAAAAGCTAAATTCTCTTTTTAGTATAACAGCTTTGCAAGTTTGCGAAGGTCAACAATATGATGTTGATTTTGAAACTAGAGATGATGTTACTATACCAGAATACTTAAAAATGATTGAGTATAAAACTGCTGTTTTGGTTGCTGCAGCTATGAAAATGGGAGCTGTTATAGCTAAAACTACTGTGCAGAATGAAGATTTAATTTACGATTTTGGTAAAAACCTAGGTATTGCTTTTCAGTTGCAAGACGATTATTTAGATGCTTTTGGCGACCCAAAGACATTTGGTAAACAAGTGGGTGGTGATATAATTGAAAACAAAAAAACATACTTATACCTTAAAGCATTAGAACTGTCTTCTAAAGCAGAGCAGAACTCATTAGATCAGCTTTTCTCTATACAACCAACAAATAACAATGATAAAGTAGCAACTGTTAAAGCTATTTTTGTGGAATCTAAGGCAGATGTTGCTACTAAGCAAGCTATAGAAGAGTACACTAATAAAGCATTTTCTGTTCTAGAAAAGTTAGACGTTTCTTTAGATAAAAAAGAAGCGTTAAAACAATTTGGATTGTGGTTAATGACTAGAAAAGTGTAA
- a CDS encoding TolC family protein, translated as MKRSLTLLLLLLGIQMSFSQDKPTSFTLQEAINYALQHNYSAINAERDIEDAQKQKWETIASGLPQINGAISYQNQLKQPVSLIPGELAGGAPGTFIPVVFGQKQSTSATATLSQQIFDGSYIVGVQATKTFIDYSANSKEKTALEVRKSVVEAYGNVLLAEESTSILEKNKAALEKNLNETQKIFENGLTEEENVEQLQITLSSVTNQLKNAIRLKKITVQMLNLVMGLELDNPTKLAEDLDILTEKQIDFNLLESDLVLENNVDYKMALNLNEQRTLELKLEKSKALPKLNAFINFGYTAYSEDFDFLKKETDWFNSSILGFDLNIPIFSSLRRSASTQRAKIALEKAKTQKTEAEESLRLSWENAKSEYILAIEQYQTNKENLGLAERIEQKNQVKYFEGLATSFELRQAQTQLYAVQQEYLQSMIDVINKKTALELILNN; from the coding sequence ATGAAAAGGAGTTTAACATTATTACTTTTGCTTTTAGGCATACAAATGAGTTTTTCGCAAGACAAGCCCACGAGTTTTACGCTACAAGAAGCAATTAATTACGCATTGCAGCACAACTACAGTGCAATTAATGCAGAGAGGGATATAGAAGATGCACAAAAGCAAAAGTGGGAAACTATTGCTAGCGGTTTACCACAAATAAATGGTGCTATTAGCTATCAAAATCAATTAAAACAACCAGTATCATTAATTCCTGGAGAATTGGCTGGTGGAGCGCCAGGAACTTTTATTCCTGTTGTTTTTGGTCAAAAGCAATCTACTAGTGCAACAGCAACTTTAAGTCAGCAAATTTTTGATGGTTCATACATTGTTGGCGTACAAGCAACTAAAACATTTATAGACTACAGTGCAAACAGCAAAGAAAAAACAGCCTTAGAGGTTCGTAAATCTGTTGTGGAAGCTTACGGAAATGTTCTTTTAGCAGAAGAAAGCACATCTATATTAGAAAAAAATAAAGCTGCTTTAGAAAAAAACCTTAATGAAACACAAAAGATTTTTGAAAATGGCTTAACAGAAGAAGAAAATGTTGAGCAATTACAAATTACTTTATCATCTGTTACCAACCAGCTAAAAAATGCTATTAGGTTAAAAAAAATAACAGTACAAATGCTAAACTTAGTTATGGGCTTAGAGCTAGACAACCCTACTAAATTAGCTGAAGACTTAGACATTTTAACAGAAAAACAAATAGATTTTAATTTACTAGAAAGCGACTTAGTTTTAGAAAACAATGTAGATTACAAAATGGCTCTTAACTTAAACGAGCAACGTACTTTAGAGCTTAAGTTAGAAAAAAGTAAAGCACTACCTAAATTAAATGCTTTTATAAACTTTGGATACACAGCATATAGTGAAGACTTTGATTTTTTAAAGAAAGAAACGGATTGGTTTAACTCTTCTATTTTAGGGTTTGATTTAAACATCCCTATTTTTAGTTCTTTACGTAGAAGTGCATCTACACAACGTGCAAAAATTGCATTAGAAAAAGCTAAAACACAAAAAACTGAAGCAGAAGAATCTCTACGCCTTAGTTGGGAAAACGCTAAAAGCGAATACATTTTAGCTATAGAGCAATACCAAACAAATAAAGAAAATTTAGGTTTAGCAGAACGCATAGAACAAAAAAATCAAGTTAAGTATTTTGAAGGTTTAGCAACAAGTTTTGAGCTAAGACAAGCACAAACACAATTGTATGCTGTACAGCAAGAGTATTTGCAATCTATGATAGACGTAATTAATAAAAAAACAGCTTTAGAATTAATTCTAAACAACTAA
- a CDS encoding efflux RND transporter periplasmic adaptor subunit: MKKIFYILTLTALVTACGDKNTSVESIIATKDIEKIREKKATVSEEHKALEKQMVMLDSAIAVIQGNKNLPLISTLTTKTKVFNHFLELQGNVQTKQNVLIYPEMAGTLQRVYVKEGQKVSKGQILATIDDGGMSSQLAQLKTQAELAKTTFERQQRLWEQKIGSEIQYLQAKTSYEAQVNAIKQAESQLGKSSIRAPFSGIIDDVIKEQGTVVAPGMGAEVFRIVNLSNMYIDVEVPETYIKSIQNGKEAVVYFPILNDSITTKVRQTGNFINPSNRSFSVEIPVPNKNGNVKPNLTAKVRLNDYTNNEAILIPQSVISENANGEQYVYVAEKTEENYATAKKKIITTGKSQGPLIEVISGLAANEHVIKEGARTVKDGQKVEILNQ, from the coding sequence ATGAAAAAAATATTCTACATACTAACACTTACAGCACTTGTAACTGCTTGCGGAGACAAAAACACATCTGTAGAGAGTATTATTGCTACAAAAGATATAGAAAAAATAAGAGAGAAAAAGGCAACCGTTTCAGAAGAGCATAAAGCTTTAGAAAAGCAAATGGTTATGTTAGATTCTGCTATTGCTGTTATACAAGGAAACAAAAACTTACCTTTAATAAGCACACTAACTACAAAGACAAAAGTTTTTAATCATTTTTTAGAATTACAAGGTAATGTACAAACAAAGCAAAACGTTTTAATTTACCCAGAAATGGCAGGTACCCTACAAAGAGTATATGTTAAAGAAGGACAAAAAGTAAGCAAAGGACAAATACTAGCTACTATAGATGATGGTGGTATGAGCAGCCAGCTTGCACAACTTAAAACTCAGGCAGAATTAGCTAAAACTACGTTTGAAAGGCAACAAAGACTTTGGGAACAAAAAATAGGTTCTGAAATACAGTATTTGCAAGCTAAAACTAGTTATGAAGCACAAGTAAACGCTATAAAACAAGCAGAAAGTCAGCTAGGAAAATCTAGCATAAGAGCTCCTTTTTCTGGTATTATAGACGATGTTATTAAAGAACAAGGTACCGTTGTTGCTCCTGGTATGGGTGCAGAAGTTTTTAGAATTGTAAACCTATCTAATATGTATATTGATGTAGAGGTTCCTGAAACATACATTAAAAGCATACAAAATGGTAAAGAAGCTGTTGTATATTTTCCAATCTTAAATGATAGCATTACAACCAAAGTACGCCAAACAGGCAACTTTATTAATCCAAGTAACCGTTCTTTTTCTGTAGAAATTCCTGTTCCTAACAAAAACGGAAACGTGAAACCAAACTTAACTGCTAAAGTTAGACTTAATGACTACACCAACAATGAGGCTATTTTAATACCGCAAAGTGTAATCTCAGAAAATGCTAACGGAGAGCAATATGTTTATGTAGCAGAAAAAACTGAAGAAAATTACGCAACTGCAAAAAAGAAAATAATTACAACTGGTAAAAGCCAAGGTCCGTTAATAGAAGTTATTTCTGGATTAGCAGCTAATGAGCACGTAATTAAAGAAGGTGCAAGAACGGTTAAAGACGGACAAAAAGTTGAAATTTTAAATCAATAA
- a CDS encoding metal-dependent transcriptional regulator — MTHSEENYLKAIFHIGKGGVNDISTNAIAEQMETKPSSVTDMIKKLSEKNLVNYKKYKGVSLTDTGKSMALSIIRKHRLWEVFLVEKLDFSWDEVHEVAEQLEHIESEKLIDKLDKLLDYPKYDPHGDPIPDKNGNFKVIDKKLLSELSIKDKGICVGVKDSSSQFLKFLDKNKIALGDVIEVIDKEDFDGSFQLKINANSFNVSNQIASNLFVQVTE; from the coding sequence ATGACGCATTCTGAGGAAAATTATTTAAAAGCAATTTTTCACATTGGTAAGGGAGGAGTTAATGATATTTCTACTAACGCTATTGCAGAGCAGATGGAAACTAAACCATCTTCTGTTACAGATATGATTAAAAAATTATCAGAAAAAAACCTGGTAAATTATAAAAAATACAAAGGAGTTTCATTAACAGATACTGGTAAATCTATGGCTTTGTCTATTATTAGAAAGCATAGGTTATGGGAGGTTTTTTTGGTGGAAAAATTAGACTTTTCTTGGGATGAAGTACATGAGGTAGCGGAACAGTTAGAACATATAGAGAGCGAAAAATTAATAGATAAACTAGATAAGCTTTTAGATTATCCTAAATATGATCCACACGGAGATCCTATACCAGACAAGAATGGTAATTTTAAAGTGATAGATAAAAAACTTTTGAGTGAGCTTTCTATAAAAGATAAAGGTATTTGTGTTGGGGTAAAAGATTCTTCAAGTCAGTTTTTAAAGTTTTTAGATAAAAATAAAATTGCATTAGGAGACGTAATAGAGGTAATAGATAAAGAGGATTTTGATGGTTCTTTTCAGTTAAAAATTAATGCTAATAGCTTTAACGTGTCTAACCAAATTGCGTCTAATTTATTTGTGCAGGTAACAGAATAA
- a CDS encoding TonB-dependent receptor — MKKIFLLILLAPYFINAQDFELEGTINNHNKPIPFATIQVKELKQGTVSDKNGYYNISLPNGTYTLICKSIGFRTLEKQITLTKNTTLNLNLKEDVLGLDQVVVTGTKTEKRRTDSPIIVNLINSKTLDNAVATNLSEGLRFQPGLRVETDCQTCNYTQLRMNGLQGGYSQILINGRPIFSPLTGLYGMEQIPVNMIERIEVVRGGVSALYGSSAIGGTVNVITKIPIKNEYNLTYTYQSINKNASDNILLGNATVVNEDRTAGATFFINKRDRNTYDDNGDNYSELPSLKNNSFGANLFYLPSDNEKIEASISSIYEYRYGGEQVDKAAHLAKQSEERTHNVLMGSVDYQINFNEDKNSFIAYYGGQITDRDHYTGIIPDNEDELNSFLANPPYGTSKVETHQIGVQLNHKVDSFIGGKAIFTFGTEYVYDDVLDVIEAYNYKIDQTTRNWGAFLQNDWDISPKINFLSGIRIDKHNLLDNVIASPRLSLLYKMNKESQFRLGWGTGFRAPQAFDTDLHIAFAGGGISRISLSDNLFEERSNSYTTSFNYDKATEHVIAGFTVEGFYTKLNDAFYLFPLGEDNFGELFEKRNGDGAVVKGVTLETRANFDYVFQVDAGFTLQSSKFTEAVENIEGLATKKEFLRTPNTYGYANFTYTPTKKFSASANLIYTGSMDIAHFGGENTGQLIDEYKETPSFLETSLRLGYTFTASKLNANIELFSGVKNITNAYQNDFDTGKNRDSNYVYGPYLPRTIFVGLRIKSL, encoded by the coding sequence ATGAAAAAAATATTTTTACTTATTTTACTCGCGCCTTATTTCATTAATGCTCAAGATTTTGAATTAGAAGGAACAATAAATAACCATAATAAACCCATACCTTTTGCTACCATACAGGTTAAAGAGCTTAAGCAAGGGACAGTATCTGACAAAAATGGATATTACAACATAAGTTTGCCAAATGGCACTTATACATTAATATGTAAAAGTATTGGGTTTAGAACTTTAGAAAAACAGATAACATTAACTAAAAACACCACACTAAATTTAAATTTAAAAGAAGATGTCTTAGGCTTAGATCAAGTAGTTGTTACTGGCACAAAAACTGAAAAAAGAAGAACAGATTCTCCAATAATTGTAAATCTCATTAACAGCAAAACCTTAGATAATGCTGTAGCTACCAACTTATCTGAAGGATTGCGTTTTCAGCCAGGCTTAAGAGTAGAAACAGATTGCCAAACTTGTAATTACACACAATTACGTATGAATGGGTTACAAGGTGGTTATTCTCAAATACTAATTAATGGCAGGCCAATATTTAGTCCTTTAACCGGTTTGTACGGTATGGAGCAAATTCCGGTAAATATGATAGAAAGAATTGAAGTGGTTAGAGGCGGTGTTTCTGCACTTTATGGGTCTAGTGCTATTGGTGGTACGGTTAACGTAATTACCAAAATACCTATTAAAAACGAATACAACTTAACCTATACATACCAGAGTATAAATAAAAATGCGTCTGATAATATTTTGCTTGGCAACGCTACTGTAGTTAATGAAGACAGAACTGCAGGCGCAACTTTTTTTATTAACAAAAGAGATAGAAATACGTATGATGATAATGGAGATAATTACTCTGAATTACCTAGCCTAAAGAATAATTCTTTTGGAGCTAATCTATTTTATTTGCCATCTGATAACGAAAAGATAGAAGCTAGTATAAGCAGTATTTACGAGTACAGATATGGAGGAGAACAAGTAGACAAAGCGGCACACTTAGCAAAACAATCTGAAGAACGCACACATAATGTTTTAATGGGTAGTGTAGATTATCAAATAAATTTTAATGAGGATAAAAATAGTTTTATTGCCTACTACGGCGGACAAATTACGGATAGGGACCACTATACTGGTATAATTCCTGACAATGAAGATGAACTAAACTCATTTTTAGCAAACCCTCCCTACGGCACCTCTAAAGTAGAAACCCACCAAATAGGTGTGCAGCTAAACCATAAAGTAGATTCGTTTATTGGCGGAAAAGCAATTTTTACTTTTGGCACCGAATATGTTTATGATGACGTATTGGATGTTATAGAAGCTTATAACTACAAAATAGATCAGACCACAAGAAACTGGGGTGCATTTTTACAAAATGATTGGGATATTAGTCCTAAAATTAATTTTTTATCTGGGATAAGAATAGACAAACATAACCTGTTAGATAATGTAATTGCTAGCCCTAGACTATCTTTATTATATAAAATGAATAAAGAATCACAGTTTAGATTAGGCTGGGGAACCGGGTTTAGAGCTCCACAAGCATTTGACACCGATTTACACATTGCTTTTGCAGGAGGAGGAATTTCTAGAATTTCTTTGTCTGATAATTTATTTGAAGAACGCTCTAACAGCTACACAACTTCTTTTAATTATGACAAAGCTACAGAGCATGTAATTGCAGGTTTTACTGTAGAAGGTTTTTACACTAAATTGAATGATGCCTTTTACCTTTTTCCATTAGGAGAAGATAATTTTGGCGAATTATTTGAAAAAAGAAACGGAGATGGGGCAGTTGTAAAGGGAGTTACACTAGAAACGAGAGCAAATTTTGATTATGTTTTTCAGGTAGATGCAGGCTTTACGTTACAATCTAGTAAATTTACAGAGGCAGTAGAAAATATTGAAGGCTTAGCCACTAAAAAGGAGTTTTTAAGAACACCTAACACGTATGGCTATGCAAACTTTACTTATACACCTACTAAAAAGTTTAGTGCATCTGCTAATTTAATTTATACAGGAAGTATGGATATTGCTCATTTTGGAGGAGAAAATACTGGTCAATTAATAGATGAATACAAAGAAACTCCGTCTTTTTTAGAAACAAGTTTAAGACTAGGGTATACTTTTACAGCTTCAAAATTAAATGCCAACATTGAGTTATTTAGTGGTGTAAAAAATATTACAAATGCTTATCAAAATGATTTTGACACAGGAAAAAACAGAGATAGCAACTATGTTTATGGTCCGTATTTACCAAGAACCATTTTTGTAGGATTAAGAATAAAAAGCTTGTAA